One Actinomycetes bacterium genomic region harbors:
- the rsgA gene encoding ribosome small subunit-dependent GTPase A translates to MVDDVRGLRALGWDERWAEAAAAFPADLVPARVVGVDRAACDVLAEGGVLRVTFGGDLLEEIAEDPVAGPCTGDWALVRRWPDRRETAEWLLPRRTAVVRASASRTSYGQVLAANVDVVVVVASLSVEPDLGRIERLLALAWESGAQPAVVLTKADLVTDAADIAAEVAGAAPGVPVLVVSAVTGEGMSEVADLADPDRTLALLGQSGVGKSTLVNALLGTDRQAVFDIGQAGKGRHTTVRRELVALPGAGLLIDTPGLRGVGLMDVEEGLEQVFQDIEALAAHCRFSDCSHATEPGCAVLQAVDEGELPVRRLESWRKLGREARWMAGRADARIRLAEKARWKAIHKSARQAGVIRP, encoded by the coding sequence GTGGTGGACGACGTGAGGGGGCTGCGGGCCCTCGGTTGGGACGAGCGGTGGGCCGAGGCGGCCGCGGCGTTCCCAGCGGACCTGGTCCCCGCCCGGGTGGTCGGGGTGGACCGTGCGGCGTGCGACGTGCTGGCCGAGGGCGGCGTGCTGCGGGTGACCTTCGGCGGCGACCTGCTCGAGGAGATCGCCGAGGACCCCGTCGCCGGGCCCTGCACGGGGGACTGGGCGCTGGTCCGGCGTTGGCCGGACCGCCGGGAGACGGCCGAGTGGCTGCTGCCCCGTCGGACGGCGGTGGTGCGCGCCTCCGCGTCGCGGACGTCGTACGGGCAGGTCCTCGCCGCCAATGTCGACGTGGTGGTCGTGGTGGCGTCGCTGTCGGTCGAACCGGACCTCGGCCGCATCGAGCGGCTGCTGGCCCTGGCCTGGGAGAGCGGGGCCCAGCCGGCCGTCGTCCTGACCAAGGCCGATCTGGTGACCGACGCGGCCGACATCGCAGCGGAGGTGGCCGGCGCGGCCCCCGGCGTGCCGGTGCTGGTCGTGAGCGCGGTCACGGGGGAGGGGATGTCGGAGGTCGCGGACCTCGCTGACCCCGACCGGACGCTGGCGCTGCTGGGGCAGTCGGGGGTCGGCAAGTCGACCCTGGTGAACGCGCTGCTTGGCACGGACCGGCAGGCCGTGTTCGACATCGGGCAGGCCGGGAAGGGCCGTCACACCACGGTCCGCCGTGAGCTGGTGGCCCTGCCGGGCGCTGGCCTGCTCATCGACACCCCCGGCCTCCGTGGGGTTGGTCTCATGGACGTCGAGGAGGGGCTCGAGCAGGTCTTCCAGGACATCGAGGCGCTGGCCGCGCACTGCCGCTTCAGCGACTGCTCGCACGCCACGGAGCCCGGCTGTGCGGTGCTCCAGGCAGTCGACGAGGGCGAGCTACCGGTTCGACGCCTGGAGTCCTGGCGCAAGCTGGGGCGCGAGGCCCGTTGGATGGCGGGTC
- a CDS encoding isovaleryl-CoA dehydrogenase, producing MATTHEVFNQAPPLEGYDVFGADAALCEAVQRHGSAESAEPLGELGRLAGSAHAQRLGRLANDNPPVLRSHDRYGHRIDEVEFHPAWHELMATATAHGLHAAPWVSEQKGAHVTRAAGFLVWSQAEAGHGCPVSMTYAAVPALRADPRLTDEWVPRLARRGYDATLGDPAAKPGCIAGMAMTEKQGGSDVRANTTVAEPTGTDGEYRLTGHKWFCSAPMSDVFLTLAQTPGGLTCFVLPRVLPDGTRNTFRLQRLKDKLGNRSNASAEIELDGTLARRLGDEGRGVRTIVEMVAATRLDCVLGSAALMRQAVAQGTHHAAHRRAFGRRLADQPLMANVLADLAVESEAATALGIRLAAAVDDGEDAFRRLAVPVAKYWVTKRTPALVGEALECLGGNGYVEESGMPRLYREAPVNAVWEGSGNVVALDVLRALQREPAALDAFLAEIGLARGADRRLDQAVTDVLQSLADLDDLEHRARRLVERMALVLQGSLLARYAPPAVADAFCASRLAGDAGMGFGTLPRGTDTESIVARATPSLE from the coding sequence ATGGCAACGACACACGAGGTCTTCAACCAGGCACCTCCGCTGGAGGGCTATGACGTGTTCGGCGCTGACGCTGCACTGTGCGAGGCGGTGCAGCGCCACGGCAGCGCCGAGTCCGCCGAGCCGCTGGGCGAGCTGGGCCGGCTGGCCGGCTCGGCCCACGCGCAGCGGCTGGGCCGGCTGGCCAACGACAACCCACCGGTCCTGCGCAGCCACGACCGGTACGGCCACCGCATCGACGAGGTCGAGTTCCACCCCGCGTGGCACGAGCTGATGGCCACGGCCACGGCGCACGGGCTGCACGCCGCCCCGTGGGTGTCCGAGCAGAAGGGCGCCCACGTCACCCGGGCGGCCGGCTTCCTCGTCTGGAGCCAAGCCGAGGCCGGTCACGGCTGCCCGGTGTCGATGACCTACGCCGCGGTCCCGGCGCTTCGGGCCGACCCCCGGCTCACCGACGAGTGGGTCCCTCGGCTGGCCCGGCGGGGGTACGACGCCACGCTGGGCGACCCGGCGGCCAAACCAGGCTGCATCGCCGGCATGGCGATGACCGAGAAGCAGGGCGGGTCCGACGTCCGGGCGAACACCACCGTGGCCGAGCCCACCGGGACGGACGGCGAGTACCGGCTCACCGGCCACAAGTGGTTCTGCTCCGCCCCGATGAGCGACGTGTTCCTGACGCTGGCCCAGACCCCCGGCGGGCTGACCTGCTTCGTGCTGCCCCGCGTGCTGCCGGACGGCACCCGCAACACGTTCCGGCTTCAGCGGCTGAAGGACAAGCTGGGCAACCGGTCCAACGCCTCCGCCGAGATCGAGCTGGACGGCACCCTGGCCCGCCGGCTCGGCGACGAGGGCCGCGGGGTGCGGACCATCGTCGAGATGGTGGCCGCGACCCGGCTGGACTGCGTGCTGGGCAGCGCCGCGCTCATGCGGCAGGCGGTGGCGCAGGGCACCCACCACGCGGCCCACCGCCGTGCCTTCGGCCGCCGGCTGGCCGACCAGCCGCTGATGGCCAACGTGCTGGCTGACCTGGCCGTGGAGTCCGAGGCCGCCACCGCGCTGGGCATCCGGCTGGCCGCCGCGGTCGACGACGGCGAGGACGCGTTCCGGCGGCTCGCCGTCCCGGTGGCCAAGTACTGGGTGACCAAGCGGACGCCCGCGCTGGTCGGCGAGGCGCTGGAGTGCCTCGGCGGCAACGGCTACGTCGAGGAGTCCGGAATGCCCCGGCTGTACCGGGAGGCTCCGGTCAACGCGGTGTGGGAGGGGTCCGGCAACGTGGTCGCCCTCGACGTGCTGCGCGCGCTGCAGCGAGAGCCAGCGGCGCTGGACGCCTTCCTGGCCGAGATCGGCCTCGCTCGTGGTGCGGACCGACGGCTGGATCAGGCGGTCACCGACGTGCTGCAGTCTCTGGCCGACCTCGACGACCTCGAGCACCGGGCCCGGCGGCTGGTCGAGCGGATGGCACTGGTCCTCCAGGGCTCCCTGCTGGCCCGCTATGCCCCGCCCGCGGTGGCCGACGCGTTCTGCGCCAGCCGACTCGCCGGCGACGCCGGGATGGGTTTCGGCACGCTCCCGCGGGGTACCGACACGGAGTCGATCGTGGCCAGGGCCACACCGTCGCTCGAGTAG
- the glgX gene encoding glycogen debranching protein GlgX codes for MQVWPGTPYPLGATFDGAGTNFALFSEVATSVELCLFDERGRERRVPLTELDGFIWHSYLPTVHPGQRYGFRVSGPYAPEHGHRCNPAKLLLDPYAKAIEGQPDWDEALFGYRFTDPGKRNLKNSGRHAMKSVVINPFFDWQEDRHPRRPYHETVIYEAHVKGLTMTHPELPREIRGTYLALGHPVMIDHFRSLGVTAVELMPVHQFVQDHHLVERGLSNYWGYNTIGFFAPHNGYAAYGQRGQQVQEFKAMVRSLHAAGIEVILDVVYNHTAEGSEMGPTLSFRGIDNASYYRLVDSDPRYYMDTTGTGNSLLMRSPHVLQLIMDSLRYWVQDMHVDGFRFDLAATLARQFHEVDRLSAFFDLVQQDPVVSQVKLIAEPWDIGEGGYQVGNFPPLWTEWNGKFRDTVRDFWRGEAATLAEFASRFTGSSDLYQSSGRNPYASINFVTAHDGFTLHDLVSYNDKHNDANGEENRDGESHNRSWNCGAEGATDELGILALREKQKRNLMATLLLSQGIPMLLHGDELGRTQGGNNNGYCQDNPVSWVDWSDAGEHWARRDFTHRLAKLRREHPVFRRRRFFEGVSPRGGELGDIAWFRPSGEIMTDEDWNNGYAKSLAVFLNGDAISSPDLSGRAVRDDSFLLLFNAHHEDLEFQLPGPRYATSWLREFDTASPDEGDSPPVPASGQVQVEARSMQLFRRQL; via the coding sequence ATGCAGGTGTGGCCCGGAACCCCGTACCCACTCGGCGCGACCTTCGACGGTGCCGGCACGAACTTCGCGCTGTTCTCCGAGGTGGCCACCAGCGTCGAGCTGTGCCTGTTCGACGAGCGCGGACGCGAGCGACGGGTGCCACTCACTGAGCTGGACGGCTTCATCTGGCACAGCTACCTGCCCACCGTGCACCCGGGCCAGCGCTACGGTTTCCGGGTCAGCGGGCCGTACGCGCCCGAGCACGGACACCGCTGCAATCCGGCCAAGTTGCTGCTGGACCCGTACGCCAAGGCCATCGAGGGCCAGCCGGACTGGGACGAGGCGCTGTTCGGCTACCGGTTCACCGACCCGGGCAAGCGCAACCTCAAGAACAGCGGCCGGCACGCCATGAAGTCGGTGGTCATCAACCCGTTCTTCGACTGGCAGGAGGACCGGCACCCGCGCCGGCCGTACCACGAGACGGTCATCTACGAGGCCCACGTCAAGGGGCTGACAATGACCCACCCTGAGCTGCCCCGCGAGATCCGCGGCACCTACTTGGCGCTGGGCCACCCGGTAATGATCGACCACTTCCGCTCCCTCGGGGTGACCGCGGTCGAGCTCATGCCGGTCCACCAGTTCGTCCAGGACCACCACCTGGTCGAACGTGGGCTGTCCAACTACTGGGGCTACAACACCATCGGGTTCTTTGCCCCGCACAACGGCTACGCCGCCTATGGCCAACGCGGCCAACAGGTGCAGGAGTTCAAGGCGATGGTCCGCTCGCTGCACGCGGCGGGCATCGAGGTGATCCTGGACGTCGTCTACAACCACACCGCCGAGGGCAGCGAGATGGGGCCGACGCTGTCCTTCCGCGGCATCGACAACGCGTCGTACTACCGGCTGGTGGACTCCGACCCGCGGTACTACATGGACACCACGGGCACCGGGAACAGCCTGCTCATGCGCAGCCCGCACGTGCTGCAGCTGATCATGGACTCGCTGCGGTACTGGGTCCAGGACATGCACGTCGACGGGTTCCGGTTCGACCTCGCTGCCACCCTGGCCCGCCAGTTCCACGAGGTGGACCGGCTCTCGGCGTTCTTCGACCTGGTCCAGCAGGATCCGGTCGTCTCGCAGGTCAAGCTGATCGCCGAGCCGTGGGACATCGGCGAGGGCGGCTACCAGGTGGGCAACTTCCCGCCGCTGTGGACCGAGTGGAACGGCAAGTTCCGCGACACCGTCCGCGACTTCTGGCGGGGCGAGGCGGCCACGCTGGCCGAGTTCGCCTCCCGGTTCACCGGCTCCAGCGACCTGTACCAGTCCTCCGGTCGCAACCCGTACGCGTCGATCAACTTCGTGACCGCCCACGACGGGTTCACCCTGCACGACCTGGTGTCCTACAACGACAAGCACAACGACGCCAACGGCGAGGAGAACCGGGACGGCGAGAGCCACAACCGGTCCTGGAACTGCGGGGCGGAGGGCGCCACCGACGAGCTGGGCATCCTGGCGCTGCGCGAGAAGCAGAAGCGCAACCTGATGGCCACCCTGTTGCTGTCCCAGGGGATACCCATGCTGTTGCACGGTGACGAGCTGGGTCGCACCCAGGGCGGCAACAACAACGGCTACTGCCAGGACAACCCGGTCAGCTGGGTGGACTGGTCGGACGCCGGCGAGCACTGGGCCAGGCGCGACTTCACCCACCGGTTGGCCAAGCTTCGCCGCGAGCACCCGGTGTTCCGGCGGCGACGGTTCTTCGAGGGGGTCTCCCCGCGAGGCGGCGAGCTCGGCGACATCGCCTGGTTCCGCCCGAGCGGGGAGATCATGACTGATGAGGACTGGAACAACGGCTACGCGAAGTCGCTGGCGGTCTTCCTCAACGGCGACGCCATCTCCAGCCCGGATCTGAGCGGCCGCGCGGTCCGGGACGACTCGTTCCTGCTGCTGTTCAACGCCCACCACGAGGACCTCGAGTTCCAGCTGCCCGGGCCCCGCTACGCGACCTCGTGGCTGCGC